A single window of Falco peregrinus isolate bFalPer1 chromosome 11, bFalPer1.pri, whole genome shotgun sequence DNA harbors:
- the HLX gene encoding H2.0-like homeobox protein isoform X1, whose translation MYTAGLAPFYASNFSLWSAAYCSASGPAAGGCFPLDAAAAKKPSFCIADILHAGGEAAGGPADSLPGGPGTGMPAALGAVHHGAPFHAAASPLRPTPVVAPDAPAAAFPPRLSPLSAAYHSHHHRPPQHRSPAAAAAAAAGGGGAPAPARLPGGHTHGSAPAPASKDLKFGIDRILSAEFDPKVKEGNTLRDLTSLLTTSRQTGVHLPNLQPSAGQFFASLEPINEASAILGPLNTNPRSSVQHQFQDTFPGPYAVLTKDTLPQTYKRKRSWSRAVFSNLQRKGLEKRFEIQKYVTKPDRKQLAAMLGLTDAQVKVWFQNRRMKWRHSKEAQAQKDKEPPPELEPEAQRAAAPPAAAGEPEHSPSRSEGDSDSSDAESLDMAPSDMERTEGAERSLQAAGLGKPSASTGLPSPPPAAAAASPEPRSGL comes from the exons ATGTACACGGCCGGGCTGGCTCCTTTCTACGCCTCCAACTTCAGCTTGTGGTCAGCGGCGTATTGCTCGGCATCGGGGCCGGCAGCCGGCGGCTGCTTCCCTCTGGACGCCGCGGCGGCGAAGAAGCCGTCTTTCTGCATCGCCGACATCCTCCACGCCGGCGGCGAGGCGGCGGGAGGACCCGCCGACAGCCTGCCCGGAGGTCCCGGCACCGGGATGCCGGCGGCGCTGGGAGCCGTCCACCACGGCGCTCCCTTCCACGCCGCCGCCTCGCCGCTCCGGCCCACGCCCGTCGTGGCCCCCGacgcccccgccgccgccttcCCGCCGCGCCTCTCGCCGCTCTCCGCCGCCTACcactcccaccaccaccgcccCCCGCAGCACCGgtcccccgcggcggcggcggcggcggctgcgggcggcggaggcgccccggcccccgcccggctGCCGGGCGGCCATACGCACGGCTCGGCGCCGGCGCCCGCCAGCAAGGACCTGAAATTCGGCATCGACCGCATTTTATCGGCGGAGTTTGACCCCAAAGTCAAGGAAGGCAACACGCTGAGAG ATCTGACCTCCTTATTAACTACCAGCCGCCAAACTGGGGTTCATCTCCCCAACTTGCAGCCTTCCGCCGGCCAGTTCTTCGCGTCTCTAGAGCCCATTAACGAGGCCTCTGCTATCCTGGGTCCCTTAAACACAAACCCAAGGAGCTCAGTTCAGCACCAGTTTCAAGACACTTTTCCAG gtcCATATGCAGTTTTAACCAAGGACACGCTGCCCCAGACGTACAAGAGGAAACGCTCCTGGTCCAGGGCTGTTTTTTCCAACCTGCAGAGGAAAGGTTTAGAAAAACGGTTCGAAATCCAGAAATATGTCACCAAACCGGACAGAAAGCAACTGGCGGCGATGCTGGGGCTGACAGATGCTCAA GTGAAGGTGTGGTTCCAGAACCGGCGGATGAAGTGGCGGCACTCCAAGGAGGCGCAGGCCCAGAAGGACAAGGAGCCGCCGCCGGAGCTGGAGCCGGAGGCCCAACGAGCCGCCgcaccgcccgccgccgccggggagcCCGAGCACAGCCCCAGCCGCTCCGAGGGCGACAGCGACAGCAGCGACGCCGAATCCCTCGACATGGCCCCCAGCGACATGGAACGGACTGAGGGCGCCGAGCGGAGCCTGCAAGCCGCCGGGCTCGGCAAGCCCTCCGCCAGCACCGGCCTCCcctcgccgccgcccgccgccgccgccgccagccccgaGCCGCGGAGCGGCCTATAG
- the HLX gene encoding H2.0-like homeobox protein isoform X2, translating to MYTAGLAPFYASNFSLWSAAYCSASGPAAGGCFPLDAAAAKKPSFCIADILHAGGEAAGGPADSLPGGPGTGMPAALGAVHHGAPFHAAASPLRPTPVVAPDAPAAAFPPRLSPLSAAYHSHHHRPPQHRSPAAAAAAAAGGGGAPAPARLPGGHTHGSAPAPASKDLKFGIDRILSAEFDPKVKEGNTLRGPYAVLTKDTLPQTYKRKRSWSRAVFSNLQRKGLEKRFEIQKYVTKPDRKQLAAMLGLTDAQVKVWFQNRRMKWRHSKEAQAQKDKEPPPELEPEAQRAAAPPAAAGEPEHSPSRSEGDSDSSDAESLDMAPSDMERTEGAERSLQAAGLGKPSASTGLPSPPPAAAAASPEPRSGL from the exons ATGTACACGGCCGGGCTGGCTCCTTTCTACGCCTCCAACTTCAGCTTGTGGTCAGCGGCGTATTGCTCGGCATCGGGGCCGGCAGCCGGCGGCTGCTTCCCTCTGGACGCCGCGGCGGCGAAGAAGCCGTCTTTCTGCATCGCCGACATCCTCCACGCCGGCGGCGAGGCGGCGGGAGGACCCGCCGACAGCCTGCCCGGAGGTCCCGGCACCGGGATGCCGGCGGCGCTGGGAGCCGTCCACCACGGCGCTCCCTTCCACGCCGCCGCCTCGCCGCTCCGGCCCACGCCCGTCGTGGCCCCCGacgcccccgccgccgccttcCCGCCGCGCCTCTCGCCGCTCTCCGCCGCCTACcactcccaccaccaccgcccCCCGCAGCACCGgtcccccgcggcggcggcggcggcggctgcgggcggcggaggcgccccggcccccgcccggctGCCGGGCGGCCATACGCACGGCTCGGCGCCGGCGCCCGCCAGCAAGGACCTGAAATTCGGCATCGACCGCATTTTATCGGCGGAGTTTGACCCCAAAGTCAAGGAAGGCAACACGCTGAGAG gtcCATATGCAGTTTTAACCAAGGACACGCTGCCCCAGACGTACAAGAGGAAACGCTCCTGGTCCAGGGCTGTTTTTTCCAACCTGCAGAGGAAAGGTTTAGAAAAACGGTTCGAAATCCAGAAATATGTCACCAAACCGGACAGAAAGCAACTGGCGGCGATGCTGGGGCTGACAGATGCTCAA GTGAAGGTGTGGTTCCAGAACCGGCGGATGAAGTGGCGGCACTCCAAGGAGGCGCAGGCCCAGAAGGACAAGGAGCCGCCGCCGGAGCTGGAGCCGGAGGCCCAACGAGCCGCCgcaccgcccgccgccgccggggagcCCGAGCACAGCCCCAGCCGCTCCGAGGGCGACAGCGACAGCAGCGACGCCGAATCCCTCGACATGGCCCCCAGCGACATGGAACGGACTGAGGGCGCCGAGCGGAGCCTGCAAGCCGCCGGGCTCGGCAAGCCCTCCGCCAGCACCGGCCTCCcctcgccgccgcccgccgccgccgccgccagccccgaGCCGCGGAGCGGCCTATAG